A genomic stretch from Caldicellulosiruptoraceae bacterium PP1 includes:
- a CDS encoding YlbF family regulator, translating into MANVYDAAYNLVNTLKESNEYKEYKKAKEKIDNDPKLKEMIKDFKKKQFEIQTMQLQGKQVASDDIYKLQQLYQIISLHNDINEFLSKEIILQKILADITKIIAEAIDFDNEFLKDLEENS; encoded by the coding sequence ATGGCAAATGTTTATGATGCAGCTTATAATCTCGTTAATACTTTAAAAGAAAGCAATGAATACAAGGAATACAAAAAAGCAAAAGAGAAAATTGATAATGATCCTAAATTAAAAGAAATGATAAAAGACTTTAAAAAGAAGCAGTTTGAAATTCAAACAATGCAGTTGCAAGGAAAACAGGTTGCATCAGATGATATTTACAAACTTCAACAACTATATCAAATAATTAGCCTTCATAATGATATTAATGAATTTTTATCAAAAGAAATAATTTTACAAAAGATATTAGCTGATATTACAAAGATTATCGCTGAAGCAATTGATTTTGATAACGAGTTTTTAAAAGATCTTGAAGAAAACAGTTAA